Proteins co-encoded in one Flavobacterium sp. M31R6 genomic window:
- the recQ gene encoding DNA helicase RecQ: MNSNEIDIHKELKKYFGFSQFKGLQEKVITTLLNKQNTFVIMPTGGGKSLCYQLPALVQDGTAIVVSPLIALMKNQVDAIRSLSSENGIAHVLNSSLTKTEIAQVKSDISAGITKLLYVAPESLTKEEYVAFLQTVPISFVAIDEAHCISEWGHDFRPEYRNLKNIIKQLGEVPIIGLTATATPKVQEDILKNLEMANATTFKASFNRPNLFYEVRTKTKNIESDIIRFIKQHKGKSGIIYCLSRKKVESIAEVLQVNGISAVPYHAGLDAKTRAKHQDMFLMEDVEVVVATIAFGMGIDKPDVRFVIHHDIPKSLESYYQETGRAGRDGGEGHCLAYYSYKDVEKLEKFLSGKPVAEQEIGFALLHEVVAYAETSMSRRKFLLHYFGEEFDSETGEGADMDDNVRNPKTKVEAKDEVLKLLEVVKKTKHIYKSKEIVFTLIGRVNAVINAHKTDSQSFFGSGSNHDEKFWMALLRQVLVAGLLSKDIETYGIIEITKEGLAFMKNPESFMMSEDHEYNESEDEAIVTAAKSSGTADELLMSMLRELRKKVAKKLGVPPFVVFQDPSLEDMALKYPISQAELINIHGVGEGKAKKYGKEFIELINRYVEENDIIRPDDLVVKSTGVNSINKLYIIQNIDRKLALTDIASAKGLKMDDLIKEMEQIVYSGTKLNIKYWIDEMLDDDQQEEIHEYFMESESDNIEKALKEFDGDYDLDELRLMRIKFISEVAN, translated from the coding sequence ATGAATTCAAACGAAATTGACATACACAAAGAATTAAAGAAATATTTTGGCTTTAGCCAATTCAAAGGCCTGCAAGAAAAAGTAATAACGACTTTGCTTAATAAACAAAATACATTTGTTATTATGCCAACTGGAGGAGGCAAATCACTATGTTATCAATTGCCTGCTTTAGTCCAAGATGGTACTGCGATTGTTGTCTCTCCTTTGATAGCATTAATGAAAAATCAAGTAGATGCTATTAGAAGTCTTTCTTCCGAAAATGGAATTGCCCATGTTTTAAATTCCTCACTTACCAAAACTGAAATTGCTCAAGTAAAATCCGATATTTCAGCGGGTATAACTAAATTGTTATATGTAGCTCCTGAATCCTTAACAAAAGAAGAATATGTTGCCTTTCTTCAAACTGTGCCTATCTCATTTGTGGCAATTGATGAAGCGCATTGTATTTCAGAATGGGGACACGATTTTAGACCAGAATATCGAAATCTAAAAAATATCATTAAGCAGTTGGGAGAAGTTCCTATTATTGGACTTACTGCTACGGCTACTCCAAAAGTACAGGAAGATATTTTGAAGAATTTGGAGATGGCCAACGCCACAACATTTAAGGCTTCATTTAATAGACCCAATTTATTTTATGAAGTTCGTACAAAAACAAAAAATATTGAATCGGATATTATTCGGTTTATAAAGCAACATAAGGGGAAGTCAGGAATTATTTACTGTTTGAGTCGTAAAAAGGTCGAGTCAATCGCTGAAGTTTTACAGGTAAACGGAATCAGCGCCGTCCCATATCATGCAGGTTTAGATGCCAAAACACGCGCCAAACATCAGGATATGTTTTTGATGGAAGATGTAGAAGTCGTTGTGGCGACGATTGCTTTCGGAATGGGAATCGATAAGCCCGATGTGCGTTTTGTGATTCATCACGATATACCAAAATCATTAGAAAGTTATTATCAAGAAACAGGGAGAGCCGGTCGAGACGGTGGCGAGGGACATTGTCTAGCCTATTACTCTTATAAAGATGTTGAGAAATTAGAAAAATTTCTGTCTGGAAAACCGGTTGCCGAGCAAGAAATAGGCTTTGCTTTATTACATGAAGTTGTTGCTTACGCCGAAACGTCTATGTCCAGACGTAAATTCTTATTGCACTATTTTGGTGAAGAATTTGACAGTGAAACCGGTGAAGGTGCCGATATGGATGACAATGTTCGAAATCCAAAAACAAAAGTGGAAGCTAAAGACGAAGTGCTTAAACTGTTGGAAGTTGTCAAGAAAACCAAACACATATACAAATCAAAAGAGATTGTCTTTACCTTAATTGGCCGTGTGAACGCCGTTATCAATGCCCATAAAACAGATTCTCAGTCCTTTTTTGGATCAGGTTCCAATCATGACGAGAAATTTTGGATGGCATTATTGCGACAAGTACTTGTTGCAGGTTTATTGTCTAAAGATATAGAAACCTATGGTATTATAGAGATTACTAAGGAAGGATTGGCTTTCATGAAAAATCCAGAATCTTTTATGATGTCCGAAGATCATGAATACAATGAGTCTGAAGATGAAGCCATAGTAACCGCCGCAAAATCATCTGGTACTGCTGATGAATTATTGATGTCGATGTTGCGCGAGTTGCGTAAAAAAGTGGCCAAAAAATTAGGGGTTCCTCCGTTTGTGGTTTTTCAAGACCCTTCTTTGGAAGATATGGCTTTGAAATACCCAATATCTCAAGCTGAGTTGATTAATATTCACGGTGTTGGAGAAGGAAAAGCCAAAAAATACGGTAAAGAATTTATTGAATTAATAAATCGTTATGTTGAGGAGAACGATATTATACGTCCTGATGATTTGGTTGTGAAATCTACTGGAGTCAACTCAATCAATAAGTTATATATTATTCAAAACATCGACAGAAAGTTAGCTTTGACTGATATCGCTTCCGCAAAAGGGTTGAAGATGGACGATTTGATTAAAGAAATGGAACAAATTGTTTATTCTGGAACCAAATTGAATATCAAATATTGGATAGACGAAATGCTCGATGATGATCAACAAGAAGAGATTCATGAGTATTTTATGGAATCCGAATCTGACAATATCGAAAAAGCCCTCAAAGAATTTGATGGAGATTATGATTTGGATGAATTGCGTTTAATGCGAATAAAATTCATTAGCGAAGTGGCTAATTAG
- a CDS encoding glycoside hydrolase family 25 protein has protein sequence MKKNSRTVPRRKPRKKRTGFSGRWIDFFFIGIAILFIFSIAYHYRSGIINYLGFKSHYNSGTNVFSEARNLKVLEKNEGKTIGLDVSEYQGKIRWSYVDTIEEKYPLRYVFIRATVGKDRVDNQFKRNWLGAKENKMIRGAYHYYRPNENSLEQAELFIKTVKLKKGDLPPVLDIEKLPKEQSIERLKIGLRRWLKAVELHYGVRPIIYTGEKYYDDFLKEEFSDYLFWIANYNFYREEIQEDWLFWQFTEKATVPGIDCNVDVNIYNGDLQQLQYITVE, from the coding sequence ATGAAAAAAAACAGCAGAACTGTGCCAAGGCGTAAACCAAGAAAGAAAAGAACCGGTTTTTCAGGAAGGTGGATTGATTTCTTTTTTATTGGGATTGCGATTCTTTTTATTTTTTCAATAGCCTATCATTACCGCTCCGGCATTATTAATTACTTAGGCTTTAAATCACATTATAATAGCGGCACAAATGTTTTTTCTGAAGCTCGAAATTTAAAAGTTTTGGAAAAAAATGAAGGAAAAACTATTGGTTTGGATGTTTCCGAATATCAAGGGAAAATCCGTTGGTCTTATGTTGATACCATTGAAGAAAAATATCCTTTGCGTTATGTTTTTATTCGGGCAACTGTTGGAAAGGACAGAGTAGATAATCAGTTTAAAAGAAATTGGCTTGGCGCCAAAGAAAATAAAATGATACGAGGCGCTTATCATTATTATCGTCCAAATGAAAATTCTCTTGAGCAAGCGGAACTTTTTATTAAAACCGTTAAACTAAAAAAAGGAGATCTTCCCCCCGTTTTGGATATTGAAAAACTACCAAAAGAACAGTCTATTGAGCGATTAAAAATAGGGTTAAGGCGTTGGCTGAAAGCTGTTGAATTGCATTATGGAGTAAGGCCCATAATTTATACGGGTGAGAAATATTATGACGATTTCCTGAAAGAGGAGTTTAGCGATTATCTTTTTTGGATAGCCAACTATAACTTTTATCGAGAAGAAATTCAAGAAGATTGGCTCTTTTGGCAATTTACCGAGAAAGCCACCGTTCCGGGTATCGACTGTAATGTTGATGTTAATATTTACAATGGGGATTTACAACAGTTGCAATATATTACTGTGGAGTAG
- the msrA gene encoding peptide-methionine (S)-S-oxide reductase MsrA, with product MKTIILACLLFTGTLFSQNNNTTKKMTQSNFETITLGGGCYWCVEAVYENLKGVKSVVSGFSGGKIANPSYEEVCSGTTGHAEVVQITFDKNVTNLDEIFKVFFTVHDPTTLNRQGADRGTQYRSVIFYNNEEQKQEAQSIIAELKKAKAYDAPIVTTIEPFTKFYKAEDYHQNYYANNKNQPYCQMVIQPKLEKFEKVFKDKLKTKK from the coding sequence ATGAAAACAATAATTTTAGCCTGTTTGCTATTTACCGGAACACTATTTTCACAAAACAATAATACAACTAAAAAAATGACACAATCTAATTTTGAAACCATAACACTTGGCGGAGGATGCTACTGGTGTGTAGAGGCTGTTTACGAAAACTTAAAAGGAGTAAAATCTGTTGTTTCAGGTTTTTCGGGAGGAAAAATAGCCAATCCCAGTTATGAAGAAGTTTGTTCCGGAACTACAGGTCATGCCGAAGTAGTCCAAATTACTTTTGACAAAAACGTGACCAATCTTGATGAAATTTTCAAAGTATTCTTTACCGTTCACGACCCAACAACCCTTAATAGACAAGGTGCCGATAGAGGAACACAGTACCGTTCTGTAATTTTTTACAATAATGAAGAACAAAAACAAGAAGCACAATCCATAATAGCCGAATTAAAAAAAGCTAAAGCGTATGATGCCCCTATCGTGACTACAATAGAACCTTTCACCAAGTTTTACAAAGCCGAAGATTATCATCAAAACTATTATGCAAATAATAAAAACCAGCCGTATTGCCAAATGGTCATACAGCCTAAGCTTGAAAAATTTGAGAAAGTATTCAAAGATAAATTGAAAACTAAAAAGTAG
- a CDS encoding carboxymuconolactone decarboxylase family protein, producing MSDIVQEFNEYRSKMNEKLLADNNKIVKRIFNLDTNAYAAGALDVKTKELLGLVASTVLRCDDCVKYHLETSYKEGVTKEEMMEAMGIATLVGGTIVVPHLRRAYEFWEALEGTEAK from the coding sequence ATGTCTGATATCGTACAAGAATTCAATGAATACCGTTCTAAAATGAACGAAAAATTATTGGCAGACAATAATAAAATAGTAAAACGTATTTTTAACCTAGACACTAATGCGTATGCTGCAGGGGCTTTAGATGTAAAGACCAAAGAACTTTTAGGATTAGTGGCTTCAACGGTTTTGCGCTGTGATGATTGCGTAAAATACCACTTGGAAACCAGCTATAAAGAAGGTGTAACCAAAGAAGAAATGATGGAAGCTATGGGAATTGCAACCCTTGTAGGTGGTACAATCGTAGTGCCTCACTTGCGTAGAGCATACGAGTTTTGGGAAGCGTTAGAAGGAACTGAGGCTAAATAA
- a CDS encoding quinone oxidoreductase — translation MKALTFSTFGNSDVLEYIEIPSPILKSGEILVEMKAIGLNFADVYRRKGNYHLKGNPPFIAGYEGAGIVVETNENSEFKIGDRVAFTDVPFANAELVAVPLDHVIPMPESISFETAATILLQGLTAHYLATDSHKTQKGETVLVHASAGGVGQFLTQISKLLGAKVIGLTSSSEKAEVSKQNGADTVFLYSEDWKKQVFAFCPNGVDAVYDSIGSTLSDSFEVTKMCGQVVFFGMAGGDPEFVNPRMLMDTSKTLTGGDLWSYLISKEERIKRAHQLFDWIANGDITIAAPTIFKLSEGKLAHDYLESRKSTGKIILIP, via the coding sequence ATGAAAGCACTTACCTTCTCTACATTCGGAAATTCCGATGTACTTGAATATATAGAAATCCCTTCGCCAATATTAAAATCAGGTGAAATATTGGTCGAAATGAAAGCAATCGGCCTCAACTTTGCTGATGTGTACAGACGCAAAGGAAATTACCATCTCAAAGGAAACCCACCATTTATTGCGGGTTATGAAGGTGCCGGAATTGTGGTGGAAACCAACGAAAATTCAGAATTTAAAATTGGTGACAGAGTAGCATTTACCGATGTTCCTTTTGCTAATGCTGAGTTGGTCGCTGTCCCTCTTGACCACGTAATCCCTATGCCTGAGAGTATCTCTTTCGAAACTGCAGCCACCATTTTATTACAGGGTTTGACCGCACATTATTTGGCAACCGACAGTCATAAAACTCAAAAAGGAGAAACCGTATTGGTTCATGCTTCGGCTGGTGGAGTCGGACAATTCTTGACACAAATCAGCAAACTTTTAGGCGCTAAAGTTATTGGACTAACCTCTTCTTCTGAAAAGGCTGAAGTCTCTAAACAAAATGGAGCCGACACAGTTTTTCTATATTCTGAAGATTGGAAAAAACAAGTATTCGCTTTTTGTCCAAATGGTGTCGATGCCGTTTACGATAGTATCGGCAGCACTTTGAGCGATAGTTTTGAGGTAACCAAAATGTGCGGACAAGTAGTTTTCTTTGGAATGGCAGGAGGAGATCCTGAATTTGTAAACCCGCGAATGTTGATGGATACCTCCAAAACATTGACTGGTGGCGATTTATGGAGCTATTTGATTTCTAAAGAAGAACGTATCAAAAGAGCCCATCAATTATTTGATTGGATTGCCAATGGCGATATAACTATTGCAGCACCCACAATCTTCAAGCTATCCGAAGGGAAATTAGCCCACGATTACCTGGAAAGCCGAAAAAGTACTGGAAAAATAATCTTGATTCCTTAA
- the lptB gene encoding LPS export ABC transporter ATP-binding protein, producing the protein MKLRAENLIKTYKGRSVVKGISVEVNQGEIVGLLGPNGAGKTTSFYMIVGLVKPNSGNIYLDDLNITDYPMYKRAQHGIGYLAQEASVFRKLSIEDNILSVLQLTKLSKEEQVAKMESLIAEFSLEHIRTNRGDLLSGGERRRTEIARCLATDPKFILLDEPFAGVDPVAVEDIQRIVAQLKNKNIGILITDHNVQETLAITDKTYLMFEGGILKAGIPEELVEDEMVRRVYLGQNFELRKKKLEF; encoded by the coding sequence ATGAAGTTAAGAGCAGAGAATTTAATAAAAACCTACAAAGGAAGAAGTGTTGTAAAAGGCATTTCGGTAGAAGTAAACCAAGGTGAAATCGTTGGTCTTTTGGGACCTAATGGTGCTGGAAAAACGACTTCATTTTATATGATTGTAGGATTGGTAAAACCAAATTCAGGAAATATTTATCTTGACGATTTGAATATTACCGATTATCCAATGTACAAAAGAGCCCAACATGGAATTGGGTACTTGGCACAAGAAGCTTCAGTTTTTAGAAAATTAAGCATCGAAGACAATATTTTGAGTGTACTACAATTGACTAAACTTTCCAAAGAAGAGCAAGTAGCCAAAATGGAAAGCTTGATTGCCGAATTTAGTTTGGAACACATTCGTACCAATCGTGGAGATTTACTCTCAGGAGGAGAACGTCGTCGTACCGAAATTGCTCGTTGTTTGGCTACAGATCCAAAATTCATCTTACTTGACGAACCTTTTGCGGGTGTAGATCCTGTTGCCGTAGAAGACATTCAGAGAATTGTTGCTCAATTGAAAAATAAAAATATCGGAATCTTAATAACTGACCACAACGTACAAGAAACGTTGGCTATTACCGATAAAACTTATCTTATGTTTGAAGGAGGTATTCTAAAAGCGGGTATTCCAGAAGAATTGGTTGAAGACGAAATGGTGCGTCGTGTATATCTAGGTCAAAATTTCGAATTGAGAAAGAAGAAGCTAGAATTTTAG
- a CDS encoding NAD(P)/FAD-dependent oxidoreductase: protein MPRELLLQVTPEIASNEMLLRDYLSKQIKVSANEIQHVAILKRSIDARQKAIKINLKVSIYLKGEPFQEHKIELPDYKNVSSAQEVIVVGAGPAGLFAALQLVELGLKPIVIERGKDVRARRRDLKAINRDHIVDEDSNYCFGEGGAGTYSDGKLYTRSKKRGDVTRILELLVAFGATGDILVDAHPHIGTNKLPQIIQDIREKIIECGGQVLFETRLTDILIKNNEVQGIVTQNGDTILANKLILATGHSARDIFELLDKKKVLIEAKPFALGVRAEHPQSLIDSIQYSCDYRGEHLPPAPYSIVKQVNGRGMYSFCMCPGGVIAPCATSPGEVVTNGWSPSKRDQATANSGIVIELKLEDFKPFAKFGALAGMEFQKSIEQKAWHLAGQTQKVPAQRMVDFTQNKVSSSIPKTSYVPGTTSVEMGQVFPGFLSQILREGFTEFGKSMRGYLTNEAILHAPESRTSSPVRIPRDGISYEHLQIKGLYPCGEGAGYAGGIISAAIDGEKCALKIAEALKN, encoded by the coding sequence ATGCCAAGAGAACTTTTACTTCAAGTAACACCAGAAATAGCTTCAAACGAAATGTTGTTGCGCGACTATTTGTCTAAACAGATAAAAGTTTCTGCAAATGAGATTCAGCATGTTGCTATTTTGAAACGATCCATTGATGCACGCCAAAAAGCAATCAAAATCAATTTGAAAGTTTCGATTTATTTGAAAGGAGAACCTTTTCAGGAACATAAAATAGAACTACCCGATTATAAAAACGTTTCATCTGCCCAAGAAGTTATCGTTGTTGGAGCAGGACCAGCGGGGCTTTTTGCCGCTTTGCAACTAGTAGAATTGGGTTTGAAACCAATAGTAATTGAACGCGGAAAAGATGTTCGTGCTCGTCGTCGCGATTTGAAAGCTATTAATAGAGATCATATTGTTGACGAAGATTCCAATTATTGTTTTGGTGAAGGAGGAGCAGGGACTTATTCTGACGGAAAATTATATACCCGTTCCAAAAAAAGAGGAGATGTTACTCGAATATTAGAATTGCTTGTTGCTTTTGGGGCTACAGGAGATATATTGGTAGATGCTCATCCGCATATTGGGACAAACAAATTGCCTCAAATTATACAAGATATTAGAGAGAAAATTATCGAATGTGGCGGGCAAGTTTTGTTTGAAACCCGTTTGACCGATATTTTAATAAAAAATAATGAAGTACAGGGAATTGTAACCCAAAACGGAGATACGATTTTAGCGAATAAATTAATCTTGGCGACAGGACATTCAGCTCGTGATATATTTGAATTGTTGGATAAAAAGAAAGTGCTTATTGAAGCAAAACCTTTTGCGTTGGGTGTAAGAGCCGAGCATCCACAATCATTGATTGACAGCATTCAGTACAGTTGTGATTATCGCGGAGAGCATTTACCGCCTGCACCGTATTCTATAGTGAAACAGGTTAATGGTCGCGGAATGTATTCGTTTTGTATGTGTCCGGGAGGAGTAATCGCACCCTGCGCGACGAGTCCAGGTGAAGTGGTTACCAATGGCTGGTCGCCATCCAAACGAGATCAGGCAACAGCCAATTCGGGAATTGTAATCGAATTGAAATTGGAAGATTTCAAGCCTTTTGCAAAATTTGGAGCTTTGGCCGGAATGGAATTTCAAAAAAGTATCGAACAAAAAGCATGGCATTTGGCTGGACAAACCCAAAAAGTCCCAGCACAACGAATGGTCGATTTTACACAAAATAAAGTTTCATCTAGCATTCCAAAAACATCCTATGTTCCAGGAACTACTTCGGTAGAAATGGGACAGGTTTTTCCGGGGTTTCTATCACAAATATTAAGAGAAGGATTTACTGAATTCGGTAAATCCATGCGTGGCTATTTGACAAACGAAGCCATTTTGCATGCGCCAGAATCCAGAACTTCCTCACCAGTTCGTATTCCTAGAGATGGTATTTCCTATGAGCATTTGCAAATAAAAGGATTGTATCCTTGCGGAGAGGGAGCAGGTTATGCAGGTGGAATTATTTCTGCCGCCATCGATGGAGAAAAATGTGCTTTGAAAATTGCTGAGGCGTTGAAAAATTAA
- a CDS encoding SIS domain-containing protein translates to MITKENILANAKKTIESESQSIARLIDFIDETFAEAVQCIYNSKGRLVVTGIGKSAIIAQKMVASFNSTGTPSLFLHASEAIHGDLGMIQKDDVIICISKSGNSPEIKSLVPLLTRFGNKLIGMTGNMTSFLAKGSHYVLNTTVDSESCPLNLAPTNSTTAQLVMGDAIVVCLMEMRDFKAEDFAVYHPGGALGKKLLLRVKDMLEHTLKPEVGPETPIKKAIFEISEKRLGVTAVVENNKVIGIITDGDIRRMLNDRDTFAELTAKDIMTKNPKTVQSTDMVVDAFNIMEDFSITQLIVVDNGEYKGVLHLHDILKEGIV, encoded by the coding sequence TTGATTACAAAGGAAAATATACTGGCCAATGCCAAGAAAACTATTGAATCCGAAAGCCAATCTATTGCAAGATTAATTGATTTCATTGACGAAACTTTTGCGGAAGCGGTACAGTGTATCTACAACTCCAAAGGAAGATTGGTCGTGACAGGAATTGGTAAAAGCGCTATTATTGCTCAAAAAATGGTGGCCTCATTCAATTCAACCGGGACGCCCTCTTTATTCTTGCATGCTTCCGAAGCCATTCATGGGGATTTAGGGATGATTCAAAAAGACGATGTTATCATTTGCATTTCAAAAAGCGGTAACAGCCCAGAAATTAAATCATTGGTACCACTTTTGACTCGTTTTGGTAATAAATTAATTGGAATGACCGGAAATATGACTTCCTTTTTGGCCAAAGGTTCACATTATGTTTTAAATACAACCGTTGATTCTGAATCTTGCCCATTGAATCTTGCGCCTACAAATAGCACAACAGCACAATTAGTAATGGGAGATGCTATTGTAGTATGCCTAATGGAAATGAGAGATTTTAAAGCCGAAGATTTTGCCGTCTATCATCCCGGTGGTGCTTTAGGCAAAAAATTATTGCTTCGCGTGAAAGACATGCTTGAACACACACTGAAACCAGAAGTTGGTCCTGAGACTCCAATTAAAAAAGCAATTTTTGAAATTTCAGAAAAACGTTTAGGAGTAACAGCCGTAGTAGAAAACAACAAAGTAATCGGAATAATTACCGACGGAGATATTCGAAGAATGCTAAATGACAGAGATACTTTTGCTGAATTGACCGCTAAAGACATTATGACCAAAAACCCAAAAACAGTACAATCCACAGATATGGTAGTGGATGCCTTTAACATTATGGAAGACTTCTCTATCACGCAATTAATCGTTGTCGACAATGGAGAATACAAAGGCGTATTGCATTTACATGACATTTTAAAAGAAGGAATCGTATAA
- a CDS encoding nuclear transport factor 2 family protein, whose product MRKKAFKFQPFYLLFLLIIGQNFAQAQEKKVAPTSQELYNEIATMDTNLFDAFNAKDMVKFKPMFTEDLEWYQDNGGLLSYETVFSNFEKMFKNENKLTRQLVKGSLEVHPIKDFGAIEIATHQFRHMENGKEEIGTFKFLAIWKKVDNQWKISRMISYDH is encoded by the coding sequence ATGAGAAAAAAAGCATTCAAATTTCAACCATTTTATTTGTTATTTCTATTGATTATAGGTCAAAATTTTGCTCAAGCCCAAGAAAAAAAAGTGGCTCCAACTTCGCAAGAATTATATAATGAAATTGCAACAATGGATACCAATCTTTTTGACGCATTTAATGCAAAAGATATGGTAAAATTCAAACCGATGTTTACAGAAGATTTGGAATGGTACCAAGACAATGGCGGACTACTTTCTTATGAAACCGTTTTTTCCAATTTTGAAAAAATGTTTAAAAACGAAAACAAATTGACTCGACAATTAGTAAAAGGCAGCCTTGAGGTACATCCTATAAAAGATTTTGGAGCTATAGAAATTGCCACTCATCAATTCCGACACATGGAAAACGGAAAAGAGGAAATAGGTACATTTAAATTTCTTGCAATCTGGAAAAAAGTAGATAACCAATGGAAAATTTCTAGAATGATAAGCTATGACCATTAA
- a CDS encoding DUF5808 domain-containing protein gives MKNQETPNEETLEKWNKDSKNWIWGIFYYNKEDKRIFPPKKIEGMGITINFANPKSVLALLVALAFFGMVTFFILNK, from the coding sequence ATGAAAAATCAAGAAACCCCAAACGAAGAAACATTAGAGAAGTGGAACAAAGATTCTAAAAATTGGATTTGGGGAATTTTTTATTATAACAAAGAAGACAAACGCATTTTTCCTCCTAAGAAAATTGAAGGAATGGGTATCACCATAAATTTTGCAAACCCAAAATCGGTATTGGCTTTACTAGTTGCTTTGGCTTTTTTTGGAATGGTTACTTTTTTTATTTTGAATAAATAA
- a CDS encoding MepB family protein: protein MNIQKPWITSEGIPKDLISIQKIFFDNCNFEFTQPILESESSEYGACTFALNNLNILFRTAKITPTKTGQFVTLWKRINQGPIQPFDSTDPIDLFIVSTRTDNYFGMFVFPKSILITKEIVSDKKEGKRAIRVYPPWDITTSKQAQKTQKWQLDYFLEIQKDQTIDLKRAKLLFLTED from the coding sequence ATGAACATACAAAAACCTTGGATTACTTCAGAAGGTATTCCGAAAGATTTAATTTCAATCCAAAAAATATTTTTTGACAATTGTAATTTCGAATTCACCCAACCCATTCTTGAATCCGAAAGCTCTGAATATGGAGCCTGTACTTTTGCCTTAAATAATTTAAATATACTGTTTCGAACAGCAAAAATTACCCCTACCAAAACGGGGCAATTCGTTACGCTATGGAAAAGAATAAATCAAGGCCCTATTCAGCCTTTTGATTCAACTGATCCAATTGATTTATTTATTGTCAGTACTCGAACAGACAATTACTTCGGGATGTTTGTTTTTCCAAAATCAATTTTGATAACCAAAGAAATAGTTTCAGATAAAAAAGAAGGGAAACGCGCTATTCGAGTTTATCCACCTTGGGATATAACGACAAGTAAACAAGCGCAAAAAACACAGAAATGGCAATTGGATTATTTCTTGGAAATACAAAAAGACCAAACAATAGATCTAAAACGAGCAAAATTACTATTCCTTACAGAAGACTAA
- the tatC gene encoding twin-arginine translocase subunit TatC: MAKKNLGEMSFLDHLEELRWLLVRSTTAVIIMACVTYFISDYLFDTIIFGPTRATFFTYRYFCELSHQLGFADSICITEMPFIIQNTEMEGQVNIFVWMCILAGFILSFPYILWEVWKFISPALYEKEKKNARVFIFTSSLLFFLGVLFGYYVVIPMSVNFVATFSVSDMVKNQFTLDSYIGMVKTSILASGLFFELPIIIYFLTKLGLVTPEFLRKYWKYAVVIILIVAAIVTPPDVVSQTIVAIPMLIIYEVSILISKIVTLNKKKENV; this comes from the coding sequence ATGGCAAAGAAAAACCTAGGCGAAATGTCCTTTTTAGACCATCTTGAAGAGTTAAGATGGCTTTTAGTGAGAAGTACAACAGCTGTGATTATCATGGCATGTGTAACTTATTTTATCAGTGATTACTTGTTTGACACCATTATATTTGGCCCAACAAGAGCTACCTTTTTTACCTACCGCTATTTTTGTGAATTATCACATCAATTGGGTTTTGCCGATAGCATTTGTATAACCGAAATGCCTTTTATCATTCAAAACACTGAAATGGAAGGACAGGTGAATATTTTTGTCTGGATGTGTATCCTGGCGGGTTTCATTTTGAGTTTCCCCTATATTTTATGGGAAGTTTGGAAATTTATCAGCCCTGCTTTGTATGAAAAAGAAAAGAAAAATGCTAGAGTATTTATATTTACGTCTTCACTGCTTTTCTTTTTAGGAGTCCTATTTGGGTATTATGTTGTCATCCCAATGTCCGTGAATTTTGTAGCCACTTTTTCAGTAAGTGACATGGTAAAAAACCAATTTACGTTGGACTCGTATATTGGAATGGTAAAAACCAGTATTTTGGCTAGTGGATTGTTCTTTGAACTTCCTATAATTATTTATTTTTTAACCAAATTAGGCTTAGTAACTCCGGAATTTTTAAGAAAATATTGGAAATATGCCGTTGTAATAATCTTGATTGTTGCCGCAATTGTTACACCACCCGATGTGGTGAGCCAAACCATTGTTGCTATTCCAATGCTGATTATTTATGAAGTAAGTATCTTGATTTCAAAAATTGTAACACTAAATAAAAAGAAAGAAAATGTCTGA